A region of Tolypothrix sp. NIES-4075 DNA encodes the following proteins:
- a CDS encoding class I SAM-dependent methyltransferase has translation MHKTPLAEFLACNPFPKPLTQGFFYREKMRAIHRITPDQPFKDILEVGGGQSGLTALLFPQAQITNLDLDPQYAQAKCNQQKQVRFVCGDATALPFANQSFDAVTMFDLLEHVPDDKKAVSEALRVLRPGGFLLISTPNENWRFPYYKFMKPICPSEAEVMGEWGHVRRGYTLTELKALINLPCQKYATFINPLTVLGHDIAFSSLSHRRRQLLCTMFSPLTWLSYYLHKPEAKGTETASAWQK, from the coding sequence ATGCATAAAACGCCATTAGCTGAGTTTCTTGCCTGTAATCCTTTCCCTAAACCTCTAACCCAAGGATTCTTTTACCGAGAAAAAATGCGTGCCATCCACCGCATTACTCCCGACCAACCGTTTAAAGACATTTTAGAAGTTGGAGGTGGTCAAAGTGGTTTAACTGCCTTGTTATTTCCTCAAGCACAAATTACCAATCTAGATTTAGACCCTCAATACGCCCAAGCGAAGTGCAACCAACAAAAACAGGTGCGTTTTGTGTGTGGAGATGCAACAGCTTTACCTTTTGCAAATCAGTCGTTCGATGCTGTTACTATGTTCGACCTTTTAGAACACGTACCAGATGATAAAAAGGCAGTATCAGAGGCTTTGCGAGTTTTACGTCCAGGTGGTTTTCTCCTAATTAGTACTCCCAATGAAAATTGGCGGTTTCCCTACTACAAATTCATGAAACCTATCTGCCCTAGTGAAGCAGAAGTTATGGGGGAATGGGGTCACGTTCGGCGTGGCTACACTTTAACAGAACTGAAGGCTTTAATAAATTTGCCCTGTCAGAAGTATGCGACTTTTATTAATCCCCTCACGGTTCTGGGTCATGATATTGCATTTTCCAGCTTATCTCATCGTCGCCGTCAATTGTTGTGTACGATGTTCAGCCCGCTGACATGGCTGAGTTATTACCTGCATAAGCCTGAAGCAAAAGGTACAGAAACTGCGTCGGCTTGGCAGAAGTAG
- a CDS encoding glycosyltransferase family 4 protein: MNAQPQPTLALLHWGDLIEDFLDTIGVSFEAFCNEMTGGWMFGYIDALKLAGVRTVLFCISARVTEPQRYTHKPTGATICVLPAPKIYQVVRRPMLNAYGCTVKDVFGDVGGVRRYWCAVLKEVVHHLATPLGLLARELRREGCQAILCQEYEYARFDVCVLLGKLMGLPVFATFQGGDFQLSRLERPLRPLTLQACAGLIVATQTEVQRVQSRYGVPSAKLARIFNPMDVANWHAMDRSEARAALGISLDAQVVVYHGRIEIHRKGLDILLDAWQQVLSERPGRNLRLLLVGTGSDAEKLRQRLAQMQLPGVIWKDEYVRDRTTIRRYLSAADVYTLPSRHEGFPVAPIEAMSCSLPVVAADAPGVPDILEGGEASGGLVVPHGDATALALALGRVLDNETWARELGKLARCRAEECFSLEAIGTSLRDFLISSSQRRSTGTSLQNPLHFIFDRQSD, from the coding sequence ATGAACGCCCAACCACAACCAACACTCGCCTTGCTACATTGGGGCGATTTAATTGAAGACTTTTTAGATACCATCGGCGTGTCATTTGAGGCTTTTTGCAACGAAATGACAGGTGGTTGGATGTTTGGCTACATTGATGCTTTAAAGCTCGCTGGTGTGCGGACAGTATTGTTCTGTATTTCCGCTCGTGTTACCGAACCTCAACGTTACACTCACAAGCCTACAGGTGCGACAATATGTGTATTGCCTGCTCCCAAGATTTATCAAGTCGTTCGCCGTCCGATGCTTAACGCTTATGGATGCACTGTCAAGGATGTATTCGGGGATGTGGGTGGAGTCCGTCGCTACTGGTGTGCAGTCCTTAAAGAAGTGGTACATCACCTGGCTACACCACTAGGGTTGCTTGCCCGCGAACTGCGGCGTGAGGGTTGCCAAGCTATTCTCTGCCAAGAGTACGAATATGCTCGCTTTGATGTTTGCGTACTGCTAGGAAAGTTAATGGGTTTGCCAGTGTTTGCCACTTTCCAGGGAGGTGATTTTCAACTCTCGCGCCTGGAACGTCCTTTACGCCCTCTGACACTACAAGCTTGCGCTGGTTTGATTGTCGCTACCCAAACCGAGGTGCAGCGAGTACAATCTCGCTACGGCGTACCATCTGCAAAGCTGGCACGAATTTTCAACCCAATGGATGTCGCAAACTGGCACGCTATGGATCGCTCTGAAGCTAGGGCAGCGCTGGGCATTTCACTTGATGCTCAGGTAGTAGTGTATCACGGACGCATTGAAATACACCGTAAGGGCTTGGATATTCTCCTAGATGCTTGGCAACAAGTCTTGTCTGAGCGACCAGGAAGAAACTTGCGGCTGCTGCTTGTAGGAACAGGTAGCGACGCAGAGAAGTTGCGCCAACGTCTTGCCCAGATGCAGTTACCAGGAGTAATCTGGAAAGATGAATATGTGCGCGATCGCACTACAATTAGACGTTACCTTTCGGCGGCTGATGTTTATACCCTGCCTTCTCGACACGAAGGCTTTCCTGTAGCGCCCATCGAAGCCATGTCTTGTAGCTTGCCTGTGGTAGCCGCTGACGCGCCTGGAGTACCGGACATCCTGGAGGGCGGCGAGGCATCAGGGGGGCTAGTAGTGCCCCACGGCGACGCAACAGCACTGGCTTTAGCCCTCGGTCGCGTGCTAGACAACGAAACTTGGGCGCGAGAACTCGGTAAACTTGCCCGGTGTCGTGCCGAGGAGTGCTTTTCCCTGGAGGCAATTGGCACTTCTCTGCGTGACTTTTTGATTAGCTCAAGCCAGAGACGTTCCACCGGAACGTCTCTACAAAATCCGTTACATTTTATTTTTGATCGCCAATCGGATTGA
- a CDS encoding peroxidase family protein, whose translation MRRFHGFAPRTGESQPLGEFTETGKFGRMFPKLPSFTPSIASLTELGEAMNDPSPNTPDGDNLNVPAGFTYLGQFVDHDITLDTTTLQETLVDPLAVQNFRTPRLDLDSLYGSGPDVQPYLYQLNDPDLFLIGTTNEQPGAGDPSVPTKLPNDLPRAQSTLGILGDSRNDENLIVAQLHLAFLKFHNKIVAGIRDGSIKPKNSTDKSVFIQARELVIWHYQWIVLHDFLTRILDKDQLETVLTKGRRFYKFKEEPFIPVEFSVAAYRLGHSMVRAAYNYNRVFTPLPGGVTPATLQLLFAFTAKSGKLGDFANIPIPSDWIIDWRRFFQIDPNMQVGFSRKLDPFLVDPLKNLPNVPPPNSLAVRNLLRGRSLGLPSGQSVARFMKLQPLTKAEISTGADGAVAVKHNFHIESPLWYYILKEAQVQSQGKRLGQVGSRILAEVFVGLLEADSSSFMARCPDWKPILPAQNLGTFTMVDLLKFVGEINPIGDQK comes from the coding sequence ATGCGTAGATTTCATGGATTTGCCCCTCGCACAGGTGAGAGTCAACCGCTAGGCGAATTTACAGAAACAGGGAAGTTCGGCAGAATGTTTCCTAAATTGCCGAGTTTTACTCCATCAATAGCAAGTTTGACTGAATTGGGCGAGGCAATGAACGATCCAAGCCCAAATACTCCTGACGGTGACAATTTAAATGTCCCTGCGGGGTTCACTTATCTTGGTCAATTTGTCGATCATGACATAACCCTTGATACCACTACTCTGCAAGAGACTCTTGTTGATCCATTGGCAGTGCAAAATTTCCGCACACCAAGGCTTGACCTTGATAGTCTCTATGGCTCAGGACCTGATGTGCAACCGTATCTCTACCAACTCAATGACCCGGATTTATTTTTAATTGGGACAACAAACGAACAGCCAGGAGCAGGAGATCCATCGGTTCCGACTAAACTGCCCAACGACCTGCCTCGTGCCCAGAGTACTTTGGGTATTCTTGGCGACTCGCGCAACGACGAAAACTTAATTGTTGCACAACTGCACCTAGCTTTTTTGAAGTTTCACAACAAAATAGTTGCAGGCATTAGGGATGGAAGCATTAAACCAAAGAATTCTACAGACAAATCGGTTTTTATACAAGCCAGAGAATTGGTGATTTGGCACTATCAGTGGATTGTACTCCACGATTTTTTGACTCGCATTCTTGATAAGGATCAGCTAGAGACAGTGTTGACTAAAGGCAGACGCTTTTACAAATTTAAGGAAGAGCCATTCATCCCTGTTGAGTTTTCAGTAGCTGCCTATCGTCTCGGTCACAGTATGGTGCGTGCGGCTTATAACTACAACCGGGTTTTCACTCCTCTTCCTGGGGGAGTCACTCCTGCTACTTTACAACTGCTGTTTGCTTTCACTGCCAAATCAGGTAAGTTGGGTGACTTTGCCAATATTCCTATTCCCAGTGACTGGATCATTGACTGGAGAAGGTTCTTTCAAATCGATCCTAATATGCAAGTTGGTTTTAGCCGCAAGCTAGATCCATTCCTCGTTGACCCGCTGAAGAATTTGCCGAATGTTCCACCTCCTAATTCACTGGCAGTGAGAAACCTGCTGCGCGGTCGCAGTCTCGGCTTACCATCCGGTCAAAGTGTAGCTCGGTTTATGAAACTCCAGCCGTTGACTAAGGCTGAAATCTCCACAGGAGCTGATGGAGCAGTTGCCGTCAAGCATAACTTTCATATTGAGTCACCACTGTGGTATTACATCCTCAAAGAAGCGCAAGTCCAGAGTCAAGGAAAGCGCTTGGGTCAAGTAGGAAGTCGCATTCTGGCTGAGGTGTTTGTCGGTCTTCTGGAAGCAGATAGCAGCTCATTTATGGCACGTTGCCCAGATTGGAAGCCGATACTACCTGCCCAAAATCTCGGTACATTTACAATGGTAGACTTGTTAAAATTTGTCGGAGAAATCAATCCGATTGGCGATCAAAAATAA
- a CDS encoding acyltransferase family protein → MSLIAPPQNQKPRYMVQLDALRALAVFGVLVHHFLPQEFFLNSKLHWGPLGVRLFFVLSGFLITGILLRCRELVDSTQQDAWFTIKRFYMRRFIRLVPVYYLTIFFSIIFAGKYIKNSLFWHLTYTSNIYFSINEWDAVTSHFWSLSVEEQFYLFWGLFIIMLPKKYLLPGIILTTIIGPVFRLLIIAFDFTNGSREYILTFACFDSLGIGALMAFFNHNQEQFKRAKKYLYNFCFWVGIPLFIAFNLISIPNLDNTILLSFGSTTASMFFVWLIEHAARGFSGWIGVILELPALVYLGKISYGIYVYHLLVAYALNKILTYFGFTYPAWGWNKFVLSTVATLIVAVLSWHFFEKPINALKRNFEYKK, encoded by the coding sequence ATGAGCTTGATAGCACCGCCACAAAATCAAAAGCCACGCTACATGGTTCAGTTAGATGCTTTACGAGCATTGGCTGTGTTTGGTGTATTGGTTCATCACTTTCTACCGCAAGAATTTTTTCTCAATTCAAAATTACACTGGGGCCCTTTAGGAGTCAGGCTTTTTTTTGTACTTAGTGGTTTTCTAATTACTGGTATTTTATTGCGGTGCAGAGAACTGGTAGATTCAACTCAACAAGATGCCTGGTTTACAATCAAAAGATTCTATATGCGGCGGTTTATACGCCTCGTACCCGTATATTATTTGACAATTTTTTTTAGTATAATTTTCGCTGGCAAATACATTAAAAATTCTCTTTTTTGGCATTTAACTTATACATCAAATATATACTTTTCCATTAATGAATGGGATGCAGTAACATCACATTTTTGGTCGTTATCAGTGGAAGAGCAGTTTTATTTATTTTGGGGTTTATTTATAATTATGTTACCCAAAAAATATTTGTTACCAGGAATTATTTTAACAACTATTATAGGCCCTGTTTTCAGATTATTAATAATTGCTTTTGACTTCACCAATGGAAGTAGAGAGTATATTTTAACTTTTGCTTGCTTTGATTCGCTAGGCATAGGTGCATTGATGGCATTTTTTAATCATAATCAAGAGCAATTCAAACGCGCTAAAAAATATTTATATAATTTTTGTTTTTGGGTGGGTATTCCTTTATTTATTGCTTTTAACTTGATATCCATTCCCAATTTAGATAATACAATATTATTAAGCTTCGGATCTACGACTGCCTCTATGTTTTTCGTATGGTTAATAGAGCATGCTGCACGAGGCTTCAGCGGCTGGATAGGAGTTATTCTAGAATTGCCAGCCCTCGTATATCTTGGCAAGATAAGTTACGGAATTTATGTTTACCATCTTTTAGTAGCTTATGCTCTCAATAAGATTCTGACTTATTTTGGCTTCACATATCCAGCTTGGGGATGGAACAAATTTGTTTTAAGTACTGTAGCTACCCTAATTGTGGCAGTTTTATCATGGCACTTTTTTGAAAAGCCTATAAATGCTCTCAAACGCAACTTTGAATATAAAAAATAG